In one window of Nesterenkonia sandarakina DNA:
- the ilvN gene encoding acetolactate synthase small subunit, whose product MGTHDIAAPEQRRTLSVLVEDVPGVLTKVSGLFARRAFNIHSLAVGPSELPGLSRITVVVDADSKLLEQITKQLNKLINVIKIIELAPENSVQREHLLIKVKADAPTRLQVTQAVELFRAKIVDVSVDSLTVEATGAPDKLNALLEVLEPFGVREIVRSGTLAISRGAKSMTDKALR is encoded by the coding sequence ATGGGCACCCATGACATCGCCGCACCCGAGCAGCGACGCACCCTCTCGGTCCTGGTCGAGGACGTCCCCGGCGTGCTCACCAAGGTCTCCGGGCTCTTCGCCCGCCGGGCCTTCAACATCCACTCCCTGGCGGTGGGCCCCTCGGAGCTGCCCGGGCTCAGCCGGATCACCGTGGTGGTCGACGCCGACTCCAAGCTGCTCGAGCAGATCACCAAACAGCTGAACAAGCTGATCAATGTCATCAAGATCATCGAGCTGGCACCGGAGAACTCGGTCCAGCGCGAACACCTGCTGATCAAGGTGAAGGCTGACGCGCCCACCCGTCTGCAGGTCACCCAGGCCGTCGAGCTCTTCCGCGCCAAGATCGTGGACGTCTCCGTGGACTCACTCACCGTTGAGGCCACCGGCGCCCCTGACAAGCTCAACGCCCTCCTGGAGGTCCTGGAGCCCTTCGGAGTCCGCGAGATCGTGCGTTCCGGCACCCTCGCGATCTCCCGCGGCGCGAAGTCCATGACCGATAAGGCGCTGCGCTGA
- the ilvC gene encoding ketol-acid reductoisomerase: MTDLYYDDDADLSVLSGKKVAVIGYGSQGHAHALSLRDSGVDVVVGLKAESSSKAKAEEQGLTVKTVAEAAAEADVIMILVPDQHQAAVYSAEIAPHLVPGNVLLFSHGFNIRFGYIEAPTEVGVAMVAPKGPGHVVRREYEAGRGVPALIAVEQDPSGEAKSIALAYAKGIGGTRAGVIETTFTEETETDLFGEQAVLCGGASQLVQYGFETLTEAGYKPEIAYFEVLHELKLIVDLMVEGGLTKQRWSISDTAEFGDYVSGPRVISPEVKENMKAVLADIQSGAFAKRFMDDQRVGGKEFNELRKKNESHPIESTGRELRKLFSWIPQDDDYTEGTTAR, from the coding sequence GTGACTGACCTCTATTACGACGACGACGCCGACCTGTCCGTGCTCAGCGGCAAGAAGGTCGCCGTGATCGGCTACGGATCCCAGGGCCATGCCCACGCGCTGTCCCTGCGCGACTCAGGCGTCGACGTCGTCGTCGGTCTGAAGGCGGAGTCCAGCTCCAAGGCCAAGGCCGAGGAGCAGGGCCTGACCGTGAAGACCGTGGCCGAGGCCGCCGCCGAGGCCGATGTCATCATGATCCTGGTCCCGGACCAGCACCAGGCCGCGGTGTACTCCGCGGAGATCGCCCCGCACCTGGTGCCGGGCAACGTGCTGCTGTTCTCCCACGGCTTCAACATCCGCTTCGGCTACATCGAGGCCCCCACCGAGGTCGGCGTGGCCATGGTGGCCCCCAAGGGCCCGGGCCACGTGGTCCGCCGCGAGTACGAGGCCGGACGCGGCGTCCCGGCCCTGATCGCCGTGGAGCAGGACCCCTCCGGCGAGGCCAAGTCCATCGCCCTGGCCTACGCCAAGGGCATCGGCGGCACCCGCGCCGGGGTCATCGAGACCACCTTCACCGAAGAGACCGAGACCGACCTCTTCGGCGAGCAGGCAGTCCTCTGCGGCGGCGCCTCCCAGCTGGTGCAGTACGGCTTCGAGACGCTCACCGAGGCCGGCTACAAGCCCGAGATCGCCTACTTCGAGGTGCTCCACGAGCTCAAGCTGATCGTGGACCTGATGGTCGAGGGCGGCCTGACCAAGCAGCGCTGGTCGATCTCCGACACCGCCGAGTTCGGCGACTACGTCTCCGGGCCCCGCGTGATCTCCCCGGAGGTCAAGGAGAACATGAAGGCCGTGCTCGCCGACATCCAGTCCGGAGCCTTCGCCAAGCGCTTCATGGATGACCAGCGCGTCGGCGGCAAGGAGTTCAACGAGCTGCGCAAGAAGAACGAGTCGCACCCGATCGAGTCCACCGGGCGCGAGCTGCGCAAGCTCTTCTCCTGGATCCCGCAGGATGATGACTACACCGAGGGCACCACTGCCCGATGA
- a CDS encoding acetolactate synthase large subunit has translation MSNLTATSPAMLASKASSSAAGTSADPRLYGPGRTVAPVEVTGSQSIIRSLEELGVTDVFGIPGGAILPTYDPLMDSDQVNHILVRHEQGAGHAAQGYAMVTGEVGVCIATSGPGATNLVTPMADAHMDSVPMVAITGQVNAGVIGTDAFQEADIVGISTPITKHSFLVTDADEIPKVMAEAFHLASTGRPGPVLVDVTKSAQVAKTTFSWPPKIELNGYRPVTRGHSKQIREAAKLIQAASRPVFYIGGGMIKAEASEEFLALAETVGAPVVTTLMARGAFPDSHQQNLGMPGMHGTVSAVAALQRSDLLITLGARFDDRVTGQLESFAPDAKVIHADIDPAEISKNRTADVPIVGSLKEIVPELTYSFESLVAKHGRTDTSAWWKQLNRFRETYPLGYAAPEDGKIAPQQVIEKINQASGPEAVYVAGVGQHQMWSAQFVKYERPRQWLNSGGLGTMGYSVPAAMGAQVGNPDRVVWAIDGDGCFQMTNQELATCAINKIPIKVAVINNSSLGMVRQWQTLFYESRYSNTHLNTSVTAEGGEVVRIPDFVKLAEAYGCVGLRCERPEDIDAVIAEAMAINDRPVVIDFVVSRDSMVWPMVPAGVSNSDIQFAHNLTPQWDEED, from the coding sequence ATGAGCAATCTGACAGCCACGAGCCCAGCCATGCTGGCCTCGAAAGCATCCAGCAGCGCCGCTGGGACCTCCGCAGACCCGCGCCTCTATGGCCCCGGCCGCACCGTCGCGCCGGTAGAGGTCACAGGTTCGCAGTCCATCATTCGCAGCCTCGAAGAGCTGGGGGTGACAGACGTCTTCGGCATCCCCGGCGGCGCGATCCTGCCCACCTATGACCCGCTGATGGACTCCGATCAGGTCAACCACATCCTGGTGCGCCACGAGCAGGGCGCCGGACATGCCGCCCAGGGCTACGCGATGGTCACCGGCGAGGTGGGCGTCTGCATCGCCACCTCCGGTCCGGGAGCCACCAACCTGGTCACCCCCATGGCCGACGCCCATATGGACTCCGTGCCCATGGTCGCGATCACCGGGCAGGTCAACGCCGGGGTGATCGGCACCGACGCCTTCCAGGAAGCCGACATCGTCGGGATCTCCACCCCGATCACCAAGCACTCCTTCCTGGTCACCGACGCCGATGAGATCCCCAAGGTGATGGCCGAGGCCTTCCACCTGGCCTCCACCGGCCGGCCCGGCCCGGTGCTGGTGGACGTCACCAAGTCCGCCCAGGTCGCGAAGACCACCTTCTCCTGGCCCCCGAAGATCGAGCTCAACGGCTACCGCCCGGTCACCCGCGGGCACTCCAAGCAGATCCGCGAGGCCGCGAAGCTGATCCAGGCCGCCTCCCGTCCGGTGTTCTACATCGGCGGCGGCATGATCAAGGCCGAGGCCTCCGAGGAGTTCCTCGCCCTGGCCGAGACCGTCGGGGCCCCGGTGGTCACCACGCTGATGGCCCGCGGCGCCTTCCCAGATTCGCACCAGCAGAACCTGGGCATGCCCGGGATGCACGGGACGGTCTCCGCCGTCGCCGCGCTGCAGCGCTCAGACCTGCTGATCACCCTCGGCGCCCGCTTCGATGACCGGGTCACCGGGCAGCTGGAGAGCTTCGCCCCGGACGCCAAGGTGATCCACGCCGACATCGACCCCGCGGAGATCTCCAAGAACCGCACCGCCGATGTCCCGATCGTCGGCTCGCTCAAGGAGATCGTCCCGGAGCTGACCTACTCCTTCGAGTCCCTGGTCGCCAAGCACGGTCGCACTGACACCAGCGCCTGGTGGAAGCAGCTGAACCGGTTCCGCGAGACCTACCCGCTGGGCTACGCCGCCCCGGAGGACGGCAAGATCGCCCCGCAGCAGGTCATCGAGAAGATCAATCAGGCCTCAGGTCCCGAAGCGGTCTACGTGGCCGGGGTCGGTCAGCACCAGATGTGGTCCGCCCAGTTCGTGAAGTACGAACGCCCCCGGCAGTGGCTGAACTCCGGCGGGCTGGGCACCATGGGCTACTCGGTGCCCGCGGCGATGGGCGCCCAGGTGGGCAACCCGGACCGGGTGGTCTGGGCGATCGACGGCGACGGCTGCTTCCAGATGACCAACCAAGAGCTGGCCACCTGCGCGATCAACAAGATCCCGATCAAGGTCGCGGTGATCAACAACTCCTCCCTGGGCATGGTCCGGCAGTGGCAGACCCTGTTCTATGAGTCCCGCTACTCGAACACCCACCTGAACACCTCGGTCACCGCCGAGGGCGGGGAGGTCGTGCGGATCCCTGACTTCGTCAAGCTCGCCGAGGCCTACGGCTGCGTGGGGCTGCGCTGCGAGCGGCCCGAGGACATCGACGCGGTCATCGCCGAGGCCATGGCGATCAACGACCGTCCGGTGGTCATCGACTTCGTGGTCTCCCGGGATTCGATGGTCTGGCCGATGGTCCCGGCAGGGGTCTCCAACAGCGACATCCAGTTCGCACACAACCTGACCCCGCAGTGGGACGAGGAGGACTGA
- the serA gene encoding phosphoglycerate dehydrogenase — protein sequence MSTHRPVVVLAEELSPATVEALGPDFEIRQSDGTDRERLFADLADADAIMVRSATQVDAEVLSHGKSLKVVARAGVGLDNVDIKAATAAGVMVVNAPTSNITSAAELTCAHILGLARHISPAHQALRDGAWKRSKYSGVELAEKTLGVIGLGRIGGLVAERMKAFDMEVIAYDPYVTSARAHQLGAQLVTLDELYAQSDVITIHMPKTPETLGMLNTEAFAKMKDTAFVVNVARGGLINEADLEQALAEGAIGGAAVDVFATEPSTDLPFFTRENVVVTPHLGASTAEAQEKAGVSVAKSVRLALAGELVPDAVNVAGGAIDELVRPGIPLIEKLGRILNALATDAFTDIETEAAGEIAELNVSALQLAALKGLFTDVVSEQVSYVNAPVLAEQRGISTRLTTTTEVEDYRNALTVRGATSSGTNLEVRGTLTGPKQIQKIVGINGYDLEIALTEHLVVLEYADRPGVVGALGRILGEHQVNIAGMQVSQNTKQGRALAVLAIDAALPAGVLDAINAEVQANLAAEVDLED from the coding sequence GTGAGCACTCACCGCCCCGTCGTCGTACTTGCCGAAGAACTCTCACCCGCCACCGTCGAGGCGCTGGGACCGGACTTCGAGATCCGCCAGTCCGACGGAACCGACCGCGAGCGGCTCTTCGCCGACCTCGCCGACGCCGATGCCATCATGGTCCGCTCGGCCACCCAGGTCGACGCCGAGGTGCTCTCCCACGGCAAGTCGCTGAAGGTCGTCGCCCGGGCCGGGGTGGGACTGGACAACGTGGACATCAAGGCCGCCACCGCGGCCGGGGTGATGGTGGTCAACGCTCCCACCTCGAACATCACCTCCGCGGCGGAGCTGACCTGCGCGCATATCCTGGGCCTGGCCCGGCACATCTCCCCGGCGCACCAGGCGCTGCGCGACGGCGCCTGGAAGCGCTCGAAGTACTCCGGCGTGGAGCTCGCGGAGAAGACCCTCGGAGTGATCGGTCTGGGCCGCATCGGCGGCCTGGTGGCGGAGCGGATGAAGGCCTTCGACATGGAGGTCATCGCCTATGACCCCTACGTCACCTCGGCCCGGGCGCACCAGCTCGGCGCGCAGCTGGTCACCCTGGACGAGCTCTACGCGCAGTCCGATGTGATCACCATCCATATGCCCAAGACCCCGGAGACCCTGGGGATGCTGAACACCGAGGCCTTCGCGAAGATGAAGGACACCGCGTTCGTGGTCAACGTCGCCCGCGGCGGACTGATCAACGAGGCCGACCTGGAGCAGGCCCTGGCCGAGGGTGCGATCGGCGGGGCCGCCGTGGACGTCTTCGCCACCGAGCCCTCCACCGACCTGCCCTTCTTCACCCGTGAGAACGTGGTGGTCACCCCGCACCTGGGCGCCTCCACCGCCGAGGCCCAGGAGAAGGCCGGGGTCTCCGTGGCGAAGTCCGTGCGCCTGGCCCTGGCCGGGGAGCTGGTCCCGGACGCGGTCAACGTCGCCGGCGGCGCCATCGACGAGCTGGTCCGCCCCGGCATCCCGCTGATCGAGAAGCTGGGTCGGATCCTCAACGCCCTGGCCACCGACGCCTTCACCGACATCGAGACCGAGGCCGCCGGTGAGATCGCCGAGCTCAACGTCTCGGCGCTGCAGCTGGCCGCGCTGAAGGGCCTGTTCACCGACGTCGTCTCGGAGCAGGTCTCCTACGTCAACGCCCCGGTGCTCGCCGAGCAGCGCGGGATCTCCACCCGGCTGACCACCACCACCGAGGTCGAGGACTACCGCAACGCACTCACCGTGCGCGGGGCCACCAGCTCCGGGACCAACCTGGAGGTCCGCGGCACGCTCACCGGACCCAAGCAGATCCAGAAGATCGTGGGCATCAACGGCTACGACCTCGAGATCGCGCTCACCGAGCACCTGGTGGTCCTGGAATACGCCGACCGCCCCGGCGTGGTCGGCGCGCTCGGCCGGATCCTGGGGGAGCACCAGGTCAACATCGCCGGTATGCAGGTCTCGCAGAACACCAAACAGGGCCGCGCCCTGGCCGTGCTGGCCATCGACGCCGCGCTGCCCGCTGGGGTGCTCGACGCGATCAACGCCGAGGTCCAGGCCAACCTGGCCGCCGAGGTCGACCTCGAAGACTGA